CGGGTAATGTACGCACAAGGTAAATTCCCTTCACGACCAGTTATAGGACGGTTCAAGTTGAAACGCCGGACTCTAAATCACAAAAATATTCACCCGACGGAGTGTGAAGTAACCTTGTTTTTTCCTGCAAGGAAAATAGATGTTCCAGATACATTTAAATCACTGTTTCTGCTTAGGCGTTTTTTTTAGACCGTGCTGTAAGCGACGCCCGAATTTCTTCTTTGCGCAGAATATCAAGTGCAATGCACTTATAGACCGAAAGCGAGCGgtggcatggtcacgcagtgtTGCGGCGCTAGGGGCGTTGCCACGCACCAGCCAATAGGAATGCGCCGGCTGGCGGAGGGTCGTTCCCGCCATAGACACCGCTGAGGAGGCTCGCCGATAGCGACAGCGCGCGCTCACCCGAGAACCGGCAGTGCCGACAAGAGCCGATCTCGCCGTCAGGGCTAAGCGAGTGGAGGAAGAACGACTGCGTCGATTGTACAACACTGCTTTAGGAAAGCAGGACACAGCATCCATACGCAAACAACTTAAAGAAAATTCCAAGGCGACAGCCAGAGAAACACAAAGCGAAAAGCCGGTATCAACCCGATTCCAAGGTGCGAGTACGACAAAATGCCGCGAAAACAGAAACACAGGGACAGGGAGTGCGTTTCACTTCACCAGCATTCACTTAGAGTGGAGCTGCCCACAATTTTTCTTGTGCGTGCGAAAGTTTAACTGTTGTAGTTAGAGTGCGGCACTTCAGAGACAATTTACAAGTGACTTATGATCGGATGTGACAATATCGTAGCGAACCTTTATGTCATGTGTGGACATTTCATTTGTGTGAATATTTGTGTTTTCGTAAATTTGTGGTGCGAGGAAATTTTTTTGTATTGATGAACTGGAATTGAGTGCATGAGTTTTGCACTATGTGCATTTGCACAGTTTTGTGTTTGTTCTCTACTTTGCAACGGTAATTATTATGAGACAAGAGGAGCAGCCGGAGCCACGCATTATCACCAGCCTCTCCTTATGCATATTTaatgaaaacaaataagaaaATTTACTCACCAGCCTGCGTCCTAAGCAAGATAGATTTGGTAGTAGCAGCCACTTCGCCGTCGGGCAGCCGGTTGGCGAAGGTGACGGTGCAGTTGTATTCAGTGTCCGGAAGCAGACCCTTGAATGTCTGTGTGGACGACTTCCCTCCGTGGTCATCGCAGGTGAAGTTTCGCTCGTTGAGCGGACCAGAAAGCGTACCGTAGCACATATCCAGGGGCCCATTCTTGTGTTCTGGCGCAACGGCTACAACTTCGAGAGACGTAGGACTAGTGGCGGTACCCCAGAGTTCAAAATCGCCTGGCGCTATGTAGAAtggcaagaaaaaacaaagataGGTTAAATGATAACTTGCACTAAATCAGGGCTGCAAGATTTGAATTATGTGAccttacgtgccaaaagcacgataaaAACATTAGGTGCGCCATAATGGGACACTTCGGATTAATCAGCTAGTGTTGTTTCATCTTCATGATCATCATCagtctgtctacgcccactgcaggacaaagacctctcccatgtaccgccaatcaacccggtcctgtgctttttgctgccacgttatacctacaaacttcttaatctcatctacccacctaattttctgtctccccctcacgcgtttgccatctcttggaatccagtcagttacccttaattatcatcggttatcctgccaacgtgctacgtgcccggcccatatccatttcttcttcttgatttcaactatgatacccttaacccccgtttgttccctgacccattctgctctcttcctgtctcttaaagttacacctacGGAAAGTAggtggatacggaaagtagaaagtaggtctgaaaattattatgcataaaactaaagtaatgtggaacaatcttggcagagaacagcgctttgcgacaggtggcgagacactggaagttgtagagGAGTAcgcctacttaggacaggtagtaaccgcggagccaaaccatgagagtgaaataactagaagaataaggataggatggggctcattcggcaagcattatcaaatcatgaatggtagtctaccactatccctctaGAGGAATATATATAAGCTGCATCTCAcgggtacttacctacggagcagaaacctggagacttacaacgaggttcaacttaaatttaggacgacgcagcgagcgatggaaaggtaagtgtaacttgcacctaaatccaagtaagTATGGGAGTGTTCTTATATATCTGACCACCTCGATATTCAGTCTCTGTGCCCGGGGATCGAACCAGTGGGAGGCACTGGAGCGGGGGAAGGGGTAGCCACTCCCCCCGCTCCCCTAAAACAATGTTTCGCTGCCCAAAAAGTTTCACCTGCCTCCTCTCCACCCCTTCTCTCTCTTGCCGCCCCAAGAGCAAACGTAGTAAAAATATAATGCATAAGTTTCCCGTATCTCAaaaggaactcacttgtcgtgggtTCCTCAccagtaaaaaattacaccatctgccgctaaagggaccatgaggcgatgcgaagccggagcacttgcacgatctcgttccgttagccttcgttgggcatgctactgacctcgcgtcgtggaacgcgatgaggagcgctacgcgcgtcgtgtcttctctctagtatggccgttaattctcacaggatgagcggggaacgcggtcgacaggtgcgtgaggggggagcgtaggagagaagagagatggggaggggacgcgcatgcgctggcgctcatcgcggcgtcgcgCAGGACGGGGGGGGGTAGTCAAGGGGAAGGGGGAAgcggagaggtgtgtggagagggtttccgcatgcgcagtaagggtggtcacgccgcacaccaccacaggattgaacTCGGCTATAAGATGCATctaaaaatcctggcgccgcccctacATACCAGGCTCTTCAGCGTTATCAGCGCAACATTCTAAGCACTATACCACCACGGTTAAATCACGGCTTAACTCTCAACCGAGGGAACCTACAACCTGGCTCGACCTGTAGCAAGCCCCGAGCTAAAGGCTACAGCTTCATGGTCTCCGCGGTCCAAGGCAAAGTTCGATGATTGTGTCAGCCAAGCATGTTCGCCAATTTGCGGCTGGTCAAGCATTTTTGCGTGTTCTTATCTATAAAACTGGATCGCTGGGTACACAGGATGAAGATAAAACGTCCCGGTGAAACTTATAGGGCACTTTAACAGCCTCCAACCAAGGATAATACTTTCGCTAAAATAACGAAATTGTAGAGGAAAAAAGTCTAAGTGTGCATCTTTGCAGAGCAGCAACGCCAAAAGCGGATTtgacctcgcaagtgcacatacTATTTAAGGTCCACCATTGCATTGCATTCGATGGTTACTACAGAGGTAGTGACGTCATCTTCAACGTCACTCAAAACAGCGTTGTAGGCAGCACAAGGCTTGAAAaggtatatttgtttttttttttcatttttctccaGTGCCCCGCACTCTTTCTTCGTAGTGTTGGGCATACATGATGCTGCGGCTATAGATACGTGGCTTTGATTTGTCTCACTATAAGAAGCCGTTTACGCAGAACGTAAGTAGGAAAGATGGGTGGGGGGGAGGGCGAGACAACTCGCAAAAGAATGCAAGGACGctttagtcagtcagtcagacgAACTAATTTAGAGCCGAGGGGAGGGGCTCCTATAAAAGCCCACTGAAGGCATCGCCTGCGACGGGGGCGGGAACCAGAGTCGCCCGACcgcttcacaggctccctggacGGCCCTCAGTTGACTTACAAAGGTAGTGCTAGAGATGCATTGGTAAATGTCTGGCTTGGTGACGTGGTGTCTTCTTCTGTCGCGTAAGCGGAGGTACCACCACATAAGGTGCTGGAATGAAGCCCTACGCTCCTCaaatatttttaggggcgaagctccttaaggcggcaaccgttcgtccctcgtagtcgtagtatagtcgtagtgcgtaaccagtcgtaacgctagtaccagatcttgacctccaaggtggtgccggtgggagatttttcctgtgcgttgttgaacaataaaaaattcgcagcgtgcgcgttaactaaaagccgaattcttctgtctctcattccccattagcagccattggcatgttccagtaggaaacgttagtagaagtagaagtgtaagtgtgagcgtacatgtaaaattaaagtgagctgcaagtcgtcataactctcatcgaacctttagtataaacgcgcccgatctcacgtcggtgatgatgtactgggcagaattcacggaagattcacggttcaccgatgaacctccgcagcttcgcccactcatcatcattcactccgtggatatgctgtgatttttatatgTGTACTCAGACTGAAGAACGTTTGCGCCGCTGTCTGGCGGAGTATCACGCGCTTGCGAATTGATGTGTGGTCCATCGTAGAAGATTTATGGTATTTGACAGTTTGTCCTATATGAATAATTTTTATTGAGTGGGGCGGGCGCACACCTGTTTAGGCACGAAAATAGCTGTATTGTGCTTAAACATCAAGGAACGAAGGATTGCCTTGTAATATCCTGATAATGATATGTAGGTAATTGGAGAAAAAGATGATAAAAGTAACTTACCAGACTGAGCGTCGACCTGTAAATAGTACAGAATAAGAGAAGATAATTGCTTTATTGTTCATGTGTGTAATAGCATCTGCATGTTGAATTTGATACAAATAATCCATCTATGTAACTTAACGATATACTCTGCATAATTCTTGAACTCcaggtgtcgctggagtcaaggtttcgacaagcggtctgaTCTTCTTGAAGGCTGCAACAGTTGCTcttttgaagaagacaagagcgTTTGTCAAAACGTTGGTGGAATACATAACACTGTGACCCGTGTTTATTTCTTCTAAATAAAACATATGCAAAAAAATGACTGTTAAGAAAGTAAAGTATAGTAATAGTCAATACATTGTGCACGGAAAGTATGACAACAATACTGTGAAACACTTCAGCAAAAACGCTTGCATAGCGGATGCCCATAGGTGACTCATCGACATACATTACAAAGAGGAACGTCGGATTCCTTGGACTATACTGTTCGAAGGCAATTAAGTTATGAGGTTATGTGATCTGTCGACTACTTTCTTCGCGACTTTAGATGCCACCACGACAAAACGAAATCAAGAGTTAGAACTAAGAACGTTCACATAGGAACCATTGCAGAGCATGTTGAATAAGGAGGCCCTCATGATAACATTAATGGCGGTtgggtaataaaaaaaaagaaacaactttaTCTACGCTTTTATGGACAGTCGTCATCAGTACGAGTCGTGCAAATGAAGGAATAAACTTACCTTCGAAAtggcagcaaacagtagaaataCAGTCACGACGCCCCGAACAGTCCATTGCCTCTCAGAAGTTTCTCGCCTAAACGCTGCCATGGTGAAGACAGATTACCGAATGCAGAGAAGCACAACTGCAGCAGTTCTCGACTCGACGACCTACTTGAGTGTGCTAGGATCTTTGAAGCGAGCGACCTTATCCGACGAATAGAGTGCAAAGTGCGCGCGTTCGCTGAGGCCGATTTTATATTACTGTTGACTGTCTCCCCTATGAGTGTGACGAGAGTGTTGCTCATGCCTTGCGGAGACGCACGCCCCGGAAAACACAGCCGCCGTCAtcatttgttgttgttctttctttTACCATATCTAATCGTCGCGCCCACGCCAATAAAGGAACTGGCTGCGGCTTTTCCGCAGCGGGTGGTGGTTGCTATTGCATTCGATGAACAGTATTGTGTGGCGACTGACAGGGCTGGGTGTGCACACGAAGAGTTTATGCAGCATGCACGTGCGCTGTAAATTAACATGATTGTTGAGGCACAAACACGAATTCGCTTCGAAGTAAGACTTCGGGTTGAATCTTGGCGACTCGCGGCAAGTCGTCttcgtgcaatttttttttgcgatagcataAGCTGTTGGAGATAGTATATGGTACTTAAGAGACGATTTGCAAGTGACTTATGATCGGCTGTGACATGTTAGCGAGCTTTTATGTGATGTGTGGACATTTAATTTGTGTGAATATTTGTGCTTCGTAAGTTCTTATGTTGAGTACATACTTTTTTTGTATTGAAAAACTGGGGCTAACTTGTTGTGTGGACccgcagcggtggtctagtgggtatggcgctcgattgctgacccgaaggtagcgggatcgaagtccaggccgcggcggctgcattttcgatggaggcgaaaacttttgaggcccgtgtacatagatttaggtgcacgttaaagaaccccagggtggtcgaaatttccggagccctccactacaggtgtctctcataatcatatcgctg
The nucleotide sequence above comes from Rhipicephalus sanguineus isolate Rsan-2018 chromosome 8, BIME_Rsan_1.4, whole genome shotgun sequence. Encoded proteins:
- the LOC119402703 gene encoding uncharacterized protein LOC119402703, whose protein sequence is MLHPWQRQADHRISGGDVVQRPTFRRETSERQWTVRGVVTVFLLFAAISKVDAQSAPGDFELWGTATSPTSLEVVAVAPEHKNGPLDMCYGTLSGPLNERNFTCDDHGGKSSTQTFKGLLPDTEYNCTVTFANRLPDGEVAATTKSILLRTQERYLVPDPSPAMGSNRTETDAGTVFPPTPMMVILSTLALFVAATFRQQLH